In a single window of the Coregonus clupeaformis isolate EN_2021a chromosome 10, ASM2061545v1, whole genome shotgun sequence genome:
- the LOC121575925 gene encoding EF-hand calcium-binding domain-containing protein 12-like gives MEDLEIEEQLARIKKRDLFQTYFYKMASRVFGPAKTRDRVFIAPPMPKMPVCMPKPACQVPTKCRYGSVAVAAMVSGAGDRVSGAPMTVLPLEGNDAKHQDWVNQRRSFRRQFDSLGDLSKWVDSKPTVTELEMLVVEREKKKQKTPSPVPGFTLTPPEAHKARTRASPTRPSRWANVPRPSAVRSPLCKVKEVKRYCRTHKLRPSELAKRLDKHGTGLISRNDLRAVFEKEGIPVVPEHLDHLVSTLSGMEGDTVTVKDLAEGIKAWSLEREREESTSWGRRGLTERGELELEKGCNREIERVRGREQRFPSIPARKPVWSRGPKRGSGRHGAQLLPLPSPELCLQTPLSLEEQQEQARIQQHHRNRIKKGMQDEEVLAIMRTVCTGNPTQDAHSHPSSLGGDTAKAVDRFRRQCLGEYLDSLYQCHTQGVTVNQATLERVLLHPGDHVLGGPKCPVLRQAGSNPMPGCGGRLRTWIGYSGSTPRGGEEKEEEEHDLEEEAALHKVCKDTPLYPSHRSVRRGPKMMTLSTGRAEVRHKTECWLTREEYAHMTSNMREPSSCRADPNAFWPGQDNHVRLYLPRVGLSPEGVLFEHIIRSPAPSPGNWPVSDRGYSTSGDIDGHKAYTL, from the exons ATGGAGGATTTGGAGATAGAGGAACAACTGGCGCGGATTAAAAAGAGAGATTTATTCCAGACATATTTCTACAAAATGGCAAGCAGAGTGTTCGGTCCCGCTAAAACACGGGACAGGGTTTTCATCGCGCCACCGATGCCCAAAATGCCCGTTTGCATGCCGAAGCCTGCATGCCAAGTGCCGACAAAATGCCGATATGGGTCAGTGGCAGTTGCGGCCATGGTGTCGGGAGCAGGGGACAGAGTCAGTGGCGCTCCAATGACAGTGCTGCCTTTGGAAGGTAATGACGCGAAGCATCAAGACTGGGTTAACCAAAGGAGGTCCTTTCGTCGACAGTTCGATAGTCTCGGAGATTTGTCGAAGTGGGTTGACAGCAAGCCGACGGTGACCGAGCTGGAGATGTTGGTTgtggaaagagagaaaaagaagcAGAAAACTCCCTCACCTGTCCCGGGTTTTACTTTGACACCCCCTGAGGCTCATAAG GCCAGAACACGTGCCAGCCCGACCCGTCCTTCTCGGTGGGCTAATGTGCCTCGTCCAAGCGCAGTCCGGTCCCCACTGTGCAAGGTAAAGGAGGTAAAGAGGTACTGCCGCACTCACAAGCTCCGACCCTCTGAACTGGCCAAGAGGCTTGACAAACATGGCACGGGACTCATCAGTCGGAATGACCTCCGAGCTGTGTTTGAGAAG GAGGGCATCCCTGTGGTGCCAGAGCATCTGGATCACCTGGTGTCCACTCTGAGCGGCATGGAGGGGGACACAGTGACAGTGAAGGACCTGGCGGAGGGCATCAAGGCCTGGAgcctggagagggagagggaggagagtaccAGCTGGGGCCGCAGGGgcctgacagagagaggagagctagagctggagaaggggtgcaacagggaaatagagagagtgaggggCAGGGAGCAGCGGTTTCCGAGCATCCCAG cACGGAAGCCAGTGTGGAGCCGTGGTCCTAAGCGGGGGTCGGGGAGGCATGGTGCCCAGCTCCTGCCCCTCCCCAGTCCTGAGCTGTGCCTGCAGACTCCCCTGTCTCTGGAGGAGCAGCAGGAGCAGGCCCGTATCCAGCAGCACCACCGCAACAGGATCAAG AAGGGCATGCAGGATGAGGAGGTGCTGGCCATCATGAGGACAGTTTGTACAGGGAACCCCACCCAGGACGCCCACTCCCACCCGTCCTCTCTGGGAGGAGACACGGCCAAAGCGGTGGACAGGTTCAGGAGACAGTGTCTGGGGGAGTACCTGGACTCACTGTACCAGTGTCACACACAGGGGGTCACAGTCAACCAGGCCACACTGGAGAGAG TTCTGCTGCATCCAGGGGACCATGTCCTAGGGGGTCCGAAATGTCCCGTGCTGAGGCAGGCAGGGTCGAATCCCATGCCGGGGTGTGGGGGCCGTCTGAGGACCTGGATCGGCTATAGCGGCAGTACCCCCCGGGGGGgcgaggagaaggaggaagaggagcatgACCTGGAGGAAGAGGCCGCTCTACACAAAGTCTGCAAGGATAC GCCTCTGTACCCCTCCCATAGGTCTGTGCGTCGGGGGCCCAAGATGATGACCCTGTCCACAGGTCGAGCTGAGGTCAGACACAAGACCGAGTGCTGGCTGACCAGGGAGGAGTACGCCCACATGACCAG CAACATGAGGGAGCCGTCCAGCTGTAGAGCCGACCCTAACGCGTTCTGGCCTGGTCAGGACAACCATGTGAGACTCTACCTGCCCAGAGTGGGCCTGTCTCCTGAGGGGGTCCTCTTTGAGCACATCATCCGCTCTCCCGCCCCAAGCCCCGGCAACTGGCCTGTCAGCGACAGGGGCTACTCCACCTCTGGAGACATAGATGGACACAAGGCCTACACCCTGTAG